The following coding sequences lie in one Arachis hypogaea cultivar Tifrunner chromosome 4, arahy.Tifrunner.gnm2.J5K5, whole genome shotgun sequence genomic window:
- the LOC112797776 gene encoding uncharacterized protein isoform X1: MDYSPEEKGNTSTSLLNRISPCENSEESFKGFLNPKVVLLTEYLCVLFSKLMQSLFWVFTKIFMRYYSSKGMSSACCSEFPFEIDQTNPETEAEEDSYYGSCEEDTEVKYENFDSACDSLSHESNQIDSEGCEGKTEVEAGPMNECCSETFVDEGVNFGLQEEEKEEEPSKLVFKFEYQSWDCNLVEEESKESCDFVERDDTISSWTNKYQIFTGASFSQFLDEPQVENFTVKEFYVHSNGDDSPFENQVIIDSKEGFNAEILENSTQKVSQNKVKDSEPVAEDLPHEDDDFICSSIDSDSMNSMGEEGFLSEADFGTNIDYYTLGNHHVGEENADLITDEEEDLDFLDDKDLENLDIGYEPDDFAEEDEDIMNELRKIEEDCAKEKPSGKNFEVSLKNNSDSLAAFDGEDSSRFDTLWEHQDLIEQLKMELKKVRATGLPTILEDSESPRIMEDLKPWNIDEKFHHCSNTNDLPKFYKSYRERMRKFDILNYQKMYAIGFLSSKDPLQTLSRHKKSSSFVIKDILRRPQSGRRKNKESGDATNKFMRELYSDLEMVYVGQLCLSWEFLQWEYEKALELWESDQYGLKRFNEVAGEFQQFQVLIQRFIENEPFQGPRVENYTKNRCVMRNLLQVPLIREDNSSKDKKKQRQKGGDVAADDESIIITSDMLVEILEESIRTIWRFIRADKDASSFTLKSARETHQLMQLQDLSDSQLLLEILTDLQKKEKRLRELLRSESCILKKLKKHDYDEDGTDQVLYFFSQVDMKLVWRVLNMSRITTDQLAWCRSKLNKITFVNRRIHVEPTFLLFPS; encoded by the exons atggacTACTCACCCGAAGAAAAAG GTAACACTTCAACCTCTCTGCTGAATCGGATTTCACCATGTGAAAACAGTGAAGAGAGTTT CAAGGGTTTTTTGAATCCAAAGGTGGTTCTTTTAACGGAGTATTTATGTGTTCTGTTTTCTAAGCTTATGCAATCTCTATTCTGGGTTTTCACCAAAATCTTCATGAG GTATTATAGTTCTAAGGGAATGAGTTCTGCTTGTTGTTCTGAATTTCCCTTTGAAATTGATCAAACCAATCCAGAAACTGAAGCTGAGGAGGATAGTTATTATGGATCGTGCGAAGAAGATACAGAGGTGAAGTATGAGAATTTTGATTCTGCTTGTGATTCTCTATCACATGAAAGTAATCAAATTGATTCTGAAGGCTGCGAGGGCAAAACAGAAGTTGAAGCAGGGCCAATGAATGAATGTTGCTCTGAAACTTTTGTTGATGAAGGTGTAAATTTTGgacttcaagaagaagaaaaagaagaggaaccATCAAAGTtggtttttaaatttgaatatcaAAGTTGGGATTGCAACTTGGTTGAAGAAGAATCCAAGGAAAGTTGTGATTTTGTGGAGAGGGATGATACTATTTCCTCATGGACCAACAAGTATCAGATCTTCACCGGCGCAAGTTTCAGCCAGTTCTTGGATGAACCACAAGTTGAAAATTTCACTGTGAAAGAGTTTTATGTCCATTCAAATGGTGATGATTCTCCATTTGAAAATCAAGTTATCATTGATTCCAAAGAAGGCTTTAATGCAGAAATTCTTGAGAATTCCACTCAAAAGGTGTCACAAAATAAGGTCAAGGATTCGGAACCAGTTGCTGAAGATTTACCACATGAAGATGATGATTTCATATGCTCAAGTATTGATTCAGATTCTATGAATTCTATGGGAGAAGAAGGCTTCTTGTCGGAAGCAGACTTCGGAACCAATATTGATTATTACACATTGGGGAACCATCATGTTGGTGAGGAAAATGCAGACCTAATaacagatgaagaagaagatttgGATTTTTTGGATGATAAAGATTTGGAGAATTTAGATATTGGTTATGAGCCTGATGATTTTGCCGAAGAAGACGAAGATATAATGAATGAGCTTAGAAAGATTGAAGAAGATTGTGCAAAGGAAAAGCCTTCAGGTAAAAATTTTGAAGTATCATTGAAGAACAATTCAGATAGTTTAGCTGCTTTTGATGGTGAGGATTCAAGCCGGTTCGACACACTTTGGGAGCATCAAGATTTGATAGAGCAGCTAAAGATGGAGCTGAAGAAAGTTAGAGCAACTGGTTTACCTACAATCCTTGAGGATTCTGAGTCTCCAAGGATCATGGAAGATTTGAAGCCATGGAATATTGATGAGAAGTTCCACCATTGTTCCAACACCAATGATCTTCCAAAATTCTATAAGAGTTACAGAGAGAGGATGAGGAAATTTGATATCTTGAATTACCAAAAGATGTATGCTATAG GTTTTTTATCATCGAAAGATCCGCTCCAAACACTTTCACGGCACAAGAAATCCTCTTCTTTTGTCATAAAAGACATTCTTCGTCGGCCACAGAGCGGCCGGCGAAAGAACAAGGAGTCAGGGGACGCGACGAACAAGTTCATGAGGGAACTATACAGTGACTTGGAAATGGTTTATGTGGGGCAATTATGCCTTTCTTGGGAGTTTCTTCAATGGGAATATGAGAAGGCATTGGAGCTGTGGGAAAGTGACCAATACGGTTTGAAAAGATTCAATGAGGTTGCTGGGGAATTTCAACAGTTCCAGGTTTTGATTCAGAGATTTATAGAGAATGAACCTTTCCAAGGTCCACGAGTTGAAAACTACACCAAGAATCGCTGTGTCATGAGGAATCTTCTTCAAGTTCCACTCATTAGAG AAGACAacagttccaaagataaaaagaaacaaagacaAAAAGGAGGAGATGTAGCAGCAGATGATGAGTCTATAATAATAACAAGTGACATGTTAGTGGAGATTTTGGAAGAATCAATCAGAACAATTTGGCGTTTTATAAGAGCTGATAAGGATGCATCTAGCTTCACACTTAAATCTGCAAGAGAAACTCATCAACTCATGCAACTACAGGATCTCTCAGATTCACAGCTTTTACTAGAAATTCTAACAGATCTTCAAAag AAGGAAAAGAGATTGAGAGAGTTATTGAGGAGTGAAAGCTGCATATTGAAGAAACTTAAGAAGCATGATTACGATGAAGATGGGACAGATCAAGTGCTTTATTTTTTCTCTCAAGTGGATATGAAATTAGTTTGGAGAGTGTTGAACATGTCAAGAATAACGACTGATCAACTAGCATGGTGTCGTAGTAAATTGAACAAGATCACTTTTGTAAATAGAAGGATACATGTTGAACCAACTTTCTTGCTTTTTCCTAGTTGA
- the LOC112797776 gene encoding uncharacterized protein isoform X4, which yields MQSLFWVFTKIFMRYYSSKGMSSACCSEFPFEIDQTNPETEAEEDSYYGSCEEDTEVKYENFDSACDSLSHESNQIDSEGCEGKTEVEAGPMNECCSETFVDEGVNFGLQEEEKEEEPSKLVFKFEYQSWDCNLVEEESKESCDFVERDDTISSWTNKYQIFTGASFSQFLDEPQVENFTVKEFYVHSNGDDSPFENQVIIDSKEGFNAEILENSTQKVSQNKVKDSEPVAEDLPHEDDDFICSSIDSDSMNSMGEEGFLSEADFGTNIDYYTLGNHHVGEENADLITDEEEDLDFLDDKDLENLDIGYEPDDFAEEDEDIMNELRKIEEDCAKEKPSGKNFEVSLKNNSDSLAAFDGEDSSRFDTLWEHQDLIEQLKMELKKVRATGLPTILEDSESPRIMEDLKPWNIDEKFHHCSNTNDLPKFYKSYRERMRKFDILNYQKMYAIGFLSSKDPLQTLSRHKKSSSFVIKDILRRPQSGRRKNKESGDATNKFMRELYSDLEMVYVGQLCLSWEFLQWEYEKALELWESDQYGLKRFNEVAGEFQQFQVLIQRFIENEPFQGPRVENYTKNRCVMRNLLQVPLIREDNSSKDKKKQRQKGGDVAADDESIIITSDMLVEILEESIRTIWRFIRADKDASSFTLKSARETHQLMQLQDLSDSQLLLEILTDLQKKEKRLRELLRSESCILKKLKKHDYDEDGTDQVLYFFSQVDMKLVWRVLNMSRITTDQLAWCRSKLNKITFVNRRIHVEPTFLLFPS from the exons ATGCAATCTCTATTCTGGGTTTTCACCAAAATCTTCATGAG GTATTATAGTTCTAAGGGAATGAGTTCTGCTTGTTGTTCTGAATTTCCCTTTGAAATTGATCAAACCAATCCAGAAACTGAAGCTGAGGAGGATAGTTATTATGGATCGTGCGAAGAAGATACAGAGGTGAAGTATGAGAATTTTGATTCTGCTTGTGATTCTCTATCACATGAAAGTAATCAAATTGATTCTGAAGGCTGCGAGGGCAAAACAGAAGTTGAAGCAGGGCCAATGAATGAATGTTGCTCTGAAACTTTTGTTGATGAAGGTGTAAATTTTGgacttcaagaagaagaaaaagaagaggaaccATCAAAGTtggtttttaaatttgaatatcaAAGTTGGGATTGCAACTTGGTTGAAGAAGAATCCAAGGAAAGTTGTGATTTTGTGGAGAGGGATGATACTATTTCCTCATGGACCAACAAGTATCAGATCTTCACCGGCGCAAGTTTCAGCCAGTTCTTGGATGAACCACAAGTTGAAAATTTCACTGTGAAAGAGTTTTATGTCCATTCAAATGGTGATGATTCTCCATTTGAAAATCAAGTTATCATTGATTCCAAAGAAGGCTTTAATGCAGAAATTCTTGAGAATTCCACTCAAAAGGTGTCACAAAATAAGGTCAAGGATTCGGAACCAGTTGCTGAAGATTTACCACATGAAGATGATGATTTCATATGCTCAAGTATTGATTCAGATTCTATGAATTCTATGGGAGAAGAAGGCTTCTTGTCGGAAGCAGACTTCGGAACCAATATTGATTATTACACATTGGGGAACCATCATGTTGGTGAGGAAAATGCAGACCTAATaacagatgaagaagaagatttgGATTTTTTGGATGATAAAGATTTGGAGAATTTAGATATTGGTTATGAGCCTGATGATTTTGCCGAAGAAGACGAAGATATAATGAATGAGCTTAGAAAGATTGAAGAAGATTGTGCAAAGGAAAAGCCTTCAGGTAAAAATTTTGAAGTATCATTGAAGAACAATTCAGATAGTTTAGCTGCTTTTGATGGTGAGGATTCAAGCCGGTTCGACACACTTTGGGAGCATCAAGATTTGATAGAGCAGCTAAAGATGGAGCTGAAGAAAGTTAGAGCAACTGGTTTACCTACAATCCTTGAGGATTCTGAGTCTCCAAGGATCATGGAAGATTTGAAGCCATGGAATATTGATGAGAAGTTCCACCATTGTTCCAACACCAATGATCTTCCAAAATTCTATAAGAGTTACAGAGAGAGGATGAGGAAATTTGATATCTTGAATTACCAAAAGATGTATGCTATAG GTTTTTTATCATCGAAAGATCCGCTCCAAACACTTTCACGGCACAAGAAATCCTCTTCTTTTGTCATAAAAGACATTCTTCGTCGGCCACAGAGCGGCCGGCGAAAGAACAAGGAGTCAGGGGACGCGACGAACAAGTTCATGAGGGAACTATACAGTGACTTGGAAATGGTTTATGTGGGGCAATTATGCCTTTCTTGGGAGTTTCTTCAATGGGAATATGAGAAGGCATTGGAGCTGTGGGAAAGTGACCAATACGGTTTGAAAAGATTCAATGAGGTTGCTGGGGAATTTCAACAGTTCCAGGTTTTGATTCAGAGATTTATAGAGAATGAACCTTTCCAAGGTCCACGAGTTGAAAACTACACCAAGAATCGCTGTGTCATGAGGAATCTTCTTCAAGTTCCACTCATTAGAG AAGACAacagttccaaagataaaaagaaacaaagacaAAAAGGAGGAGATGTAGCAGCAGATGATGAGTCTATAATAATAACAAGTGACATGTTAGTGGAGATTTTGGAAGAATCAATCAGAACAATTTGGCGTTTTATAAGAGCTGATAAGGATGCATCTAGCTTCACACTTAAATCTGCAAGAGAAACTCATCAACTCATGCAACTACAGGATCTCTCAGATTCACAGCTTTTACTAGAAATTCTAACAGATCTTCAAAag AAGGAAAAGAGATTGAGAGAGTTATTGAGGAGTGAAAGCTGCATATTGAAGAAACTTAAGAAGCATGATTACGATGAAGATGGGACAGATCAAGTGCTTTATTTTTTCTCTCAAGTGGATATGAAATTAGTTTGGAGAGTGTTGAACATGTCAAGAATAACGACTGATCAACTAGCATGGTGTCGTAGTAAATTGAACAAGATCACTTTTGTAAATAGAAGGATACATGTTGAACCAACTTTCTTGCTTTTTCCTAGTTGA